GATGACGACATTGCCGTTCGCGACCGCAGTCATGTCCGTTTCGGAATATTCTACCGTGTCGCCGTTTATCACGACCGGCTCTTTGGTGTTCTTGTCGACTTTGACAGTGGGAAATTTCGGCGTCGCCACGTCTAAACCGGAAGCCATCCCGGGCAAGATGAAGGTTATTATTACGGCAAAAGCAATTATTGAAAACTTACGGCTCAATTGTCTCTCCGGTTATTTGCGGCGGCCCCGGGTCCCGGGATAGAAGAAAAGCGCCGCGGCGCCGATAATGCCGGCGTCATTTCCGAGTTTCGCCTTGAGGATCTTGACGGCTTTACCGGGAACGGGTAAAGCCCTTTCGTTCACCGTTTTCCTGATGGACTTGAACAAAAACTCTCCTGCGTCAGCGACCCCGCCGCCGATTATTATACTCTCGGGATTCAGGAGATTTACTATGCCTGCCAGCGTAACGCCTATCCTTTCACCTACCGTATCCCAAAAATTTATCGAAAGCCTGTCGCCTTTTAGCGCTGCTTTACTTATGACCTCCGGCGTCAAGGCCGAGAGATTCCCGTTTACCAGTTTTTTTATGATCGTCGGGCTGCCGCGGCGTATCTTCGCTTTAAGCTCATCGACGATATATCTGTTGCCGACGTAGCGCTCCAGGCATCCGTAACTTCCGCAGCCGCACGGCAACCCCTCTTCCTTGAGCGGCATATGTCCTACTTCACCGGCGGAAAAAGAGGAGCCCCGGTAAAGGTCTCCGCCAATTATTATCCCGCCGCCGACGCCTGTCCCCAAAGTGATGCAGACAAGGTTCTCCGCGCCCCTGCCTGCGCCGAACCTGCATTCGCCGAGCGCCATCAGGTTGACGTCGTTATCTACAAGGACGGGAAGGCCAAGCTTAGACTCAAGCATCCTCTTGAGGGGCGTATCCTTCCAGCCCGGGACATTTGTCAGGTAATATACGTGCCCGCGCCTGAAATCCACGAGTCCCGGGACGCCGATGCCCACGCCGAGCACTTTTTTCGGGGAAAGGCGCGCCTTCGCCATCACGGCCCTGACCTCGGCGACAATGGCGGCTACCAGGCCTGCCCTTGTGCCGTATGCGGTTGTGGACAATTTTGCCCTGTGGGAGACCCTTCCCTTAGTGTCTACCAGGGCCAGCTTGGTATAGGTGCCTCCGAGGTCTATTCCGACAGCGAATTTAGTCATTAAGTAAGTAATCTTAACTCAAAAACGGCCATTTTTCAATATAATTCAGCCCAAATCCCGGCCTAAGGCCATAATAAGGCCTTATTCCTGCCCGCTTCTTTCGCCTTGTAAAGGGCCTGGTCAGCCCGGTCTATGAGCGTCGCCACGTCCTCACCGGTCTCCGGGAAAGTCGCCACGCCTATGCTTATCGTCATCGATATCGTCTCGTCATAAGCCCTGAATTTATGCTTTTCCACGGACATCCTTATCCTGTCGGCGACATTGAGCGCAGAATTCTTGTCGGTATCAGGCAGCGCTATCACGAACTCCTCACCGCCGTATCTTCCGATGAGGTCGACCTGCCGCACGTATTCCTTCATTATCCTGGATATCTCCTTGAGGACGATATCCCCTACGAGGTGTCCGTAAGTATCGTTGCACTGCTTGAAATGGTCAAGGTCGATCATGAGGAGCGAAAGCTTGAGGTTGTGCCTCTTGGAGCGCGCCACCTCTTCGTTCAGCCTCTCTATAAAATGCCGCCTCACGTATATCCCGGTCAGGCCGTCGGTTATCGCGAGCTCCTGGACCTTCTCGTACAGGTTTGCCTTCTTGAGCTCCAGCGCAAGCTGTTTTGCGAGAATAGAGAAACTCTCGGCATGTTCCTCATCAATTCCCCGTATCGCGAGGATCCCTAACGGCTCCCCTTCCGAAAGCAACGGCAGCGCGATAAAGGACCTGCCCGCGTCGCCGAGGTAAGGGGCAAAAGGATGGCCCTTATCGATGGGCGCTTTGAGCGATATTATCTCCTTGCCGGCGGAAACCATTTCCGCAAGGAGATGGTCGAACTTGTCGGGCGGCCCGCTGCGGATCTCGCCTGAAGAGAGCTTTCCGGTAGAGGGATTATGTATCTCGTAAGTCACCCGGGCCGTAGATCTCTTGTGGGATTCTTCAAGCAATATGACCCTAGCGGTAACGAATCTGGAGATCTTGCTGATCGCCTCCCTGAATATCCTGAGCATATCTCCCGTATCCAGGGACGCGCTCATCTTCTTGGTAACCTCATAAAGATCGAGGATATCATGGACCTGGTTCTGCAGCGAGGCATTCAGGTCCTTCAGCGACTTAAGCTCCGCGGTGAACTCGTCAAACGATTTTTTCCCGTCGGAAAGCGATGAATTTTTTGAGGCGAAATACCCGGCGTATTTATTATTGAAATAAGAGGGGATGAGCGGGACGGTATTCAAGAACACTATCGAGGCAAAATAGGGCAACTCGAATCCCCTGTTAAATAACATCAAGACTAAAGTGAATGCGGTGACGCAGCCGGTTATCATATATGATACGGCCAACCCGAACTCAAAGGCCGCGGCTATTACCGCTATAAGGGAGAAATTAAGCGTGAAGATATATATGTGCGCCGGCCTGCCGATGCAGTAAAGCGGAGGTATAAGAGCCAGTATGAAGAATACGGGCAGGACCCCTCTTTTGGAAAGGCCCCATCTTTTCGGGGAGATATTCAGGCGAGGCATACCTTGTTGCCTCCGTTCTTTTTGGCCTCATAAAGGGCCGCGTCAGCAGACCTGATGATCTCATCCCTCGATACCGCATCTTCGGGCACCCCGGCGCAGCCGATCGAAACCGTGACATGAGTCTCAACCTGCCTCAGGATGAACTTCTCGCCTTCTATCTTTTTCCGTACCTCCTCGCCGAGCCTCTGCGCCGCGGCCTTGTCCTTTCCGAAGAGAACGATGACGAATTCTTCTCCGCCGTACCTGGCCGCGATATCGCCGGGCTCCAGGGAACCTTTGAGCAGGCCTCCGATCGACTTAAGGACTATATCCCCTGCGATATGGCCGTATTTGTCGTTATAGCCCTTGAACCCGTCTATATCGAACATAAGCAGCGAGAGCGGTTGTTTTATCCGGACCGCTTTTACAATATCCTCCGCCATCCTCTCCTTGAAATATCTCTGGCAGTAGAGCCCGGTCAACCCGTCGCTTATTGCGAGCTCTTCTATGCGGTGGTAGAGTTTCGAGTTTTCCAGCGCGATAGCTGCAAGGTCGGAGATGATAGTGAGCAGCCTCAGGTCATCGGATATGTAAGCCTCGGCCTCCCTGCTTTCGACCCGCAGGATGCCGATGACCTTCTTCTCGGAAATAAGCGGGGCGGCTATCAGGGACTTGAAACCCCTCCTGAACTCGACGGGTATCAGGTCGAGGTTGAACCTGAAATCCTTATCCGCGTCTGATACCATGAGCGGCT
The nucleotide sequence above comes from Candidatus Omnitrophota bacterium. Encoded proteins:
- a CDS encoding sensor domain-containing diguanylate cyclase, with amino-acid sequence MPRLNISPKRWGLSKRGVLPVFFILALIPPLYCIGRPAHIYIFTLNFSLIAVIAAAFEFGLAVSYMITGCVTAFTLVLMLFNRGFELPYFASIVFLNTVPLIPSYFNNKYAGYFASKNSSLSDGKKSFDEFTAELKSLKDLNASLQNQVHDILDLYEVTKKMSASLDTGDMLRIFREAISKISRFVTARVILLEESHKRSTARVTYEIHNPSTGKLSSGEIRSGPPDKFDHLLAEMVSAGKEIISLKAPIDKGHPFAPYLGDAGRSFIALPLLSEGEPLGILAIRGIDEEHAESFSILAKQLALELKKANLYEKVQELAITDGLTGIYVRRHFIERLNEEVARSKRHNLKLSLLMIDLDHFKQCNDTYGHLVGDIVLKEISRIMKEYVRQVDLIGRYGGEEFVIALPDTDKNSALNVADRIRMSVEKHKFRAYDETISMTISIGVATFPETGEDVATLIDRADQALYKAKEAGRNKALLWP
- a CDS encoding ROK family protein, giving the protein MTKFAVGIDLGGTYTKLALVDTKGRVSHRAKLSTTAYGTRAGLVAAIVAEVRAVMAKARLSPKKVLGVGIGVPGLVDFRRGHVYYLTNVPGWKDTPLKRMLESKLGLPVLVDNDVNLMALGECRFGAGRGAENLVCITLGTGVGGGIIIGGDLYRGSSFSAGEVGHMPLKEEGLPCGCGSYGCLERYVGNRYIVDELKAKIRRGSPTIIKKLVNGNLSALTPEVISKAALKGDRLSINFWDTVGERIGVTLAGIVNLLNPESIIIGGGVADAGEFLFKSIRKTVNERALPVPGKAVKILKAKLGNDAGIIGAAALFFYPGTRGRRK